One window of the Streptomyces sp. TS71-3 genome contains the following:
- a CDS encoding MFS transporter yields the protein MHDKGAPIQLVNAANRLNRLPAARFHKVTIAIVAFAYFFEFADINSFSITAPRLIKLWGITVNQVAYVTSLSFVGMFIGSMVASWIADRWGRKKALTLTTVFFGLFSLASVFSWDVLSLGVFRVLTSAGLSAMTVVAVIYVNEMYPAAFRGKYQAYAIVIGICGTPATNLIASGTVPLTDWSWRLVYLWGALGLLYVFFARKLKESPRWFESKGRHQEAEAVLREIEGQVSAEKGALAEPAPPAPEPEEPGRAPLRMLLQKRYLAPTLLLTVLWVTQTIGFFGYSTWAPTLLAKHGFSVGNSIFYVALTTVGAPLGSYLAALVTDRFERKWCLVGFGAVIAVCGLLYGLTFNPLLIVAFGFLVNMFERGYTALGYAYSPELYDMRGRSLGTGFSYGLGRLSNAAGPLIIATLYNGSGYRSVFYFIAGTWLLGAAVLALFGPSTRRARLVAQGAPSEPERAAA from the coding sequence ATGCACGACAAAGGCGCTCCGATACAGCTCGTCAACGCGGCAAACAGATTGAACCGGCTGCCCGCCGCCCGGTTCCACAAGGTCACCATCGCCATCGTGGCGTTCGCCTACTTCTTCGAGTTCGCGGACATCAACAGCTTCTCGATCACCGCGCCGCGGCTGATCAAGCTGTGGGGCATCACCGTCAATCAGGTCGCCTACGTGACCTCGCTCTCGTTCGTCGGGATGTTCATCGGGTCGATGGTCGCGAGCTGGATCGCCGACCGGTGGGGCCGCAAGAAGGCGCTGACGCTGACCACCGTCTTCTTCGGCCTCTTCTCCCTGGCGTCGGTCTTCTCCTGGGACGTCCTGTCGCTGGGCGTCTTCCGCGTGCTGACGTCCGCGGGCCTGTCCGCGATGACGGTCGTGGCGGTCATCTACGTCAATGAGATGTACCCCGCCGCCTTCCGCGGCAAGTACCAGGCCTACGCCATCGTCATCGGCATCTGCGGCACCCCGGCGACCAACCTGATCGCCAGCGGGACCGTGCCGCTCACCGACTGGTCCTGGCGGCTGGTGTACCTGTGGGGCGCGCTCGGCCTGCTCTACGTCTTCTTCGCCAGGAAGCTGAAGGAGTCGCCGCGCTGGTTCGAGAGCAAGGGCCGCCACCAGGAGGCGGAAGCGGTGCTGCGGGAGATAGAGGGCCAGGTCAGCGCCGAGAAGGGCGCGCTGGCCGAGCCCGCGCCGCCGGCCCCCGAGCCGGAGGAGCCGGGCAGGGCGCCGCTGCGCATGCTGCTCCAGAAGAGGTACCTCGCGCCGACCCTGCTGCTCACGGTCCTGTGGGTCACCCAGACCATCGGGTTCTTCGGCTACTCGACGTGGGCGCCGACCCTGCTCGCGAAGCACGGCTTCAGCGTCGGCAACTCGATCTTCTACGTGGCCCTCACCACGGTCGGCGCCCCGCTCGGGTCCTATCTGGCGGCGCTGGTCACCGACCGGTTCGAGCGCAAGTGGTGCCTGGTGGGGTTCGGCGCCGTCATCGCGGTCTGCGGCCTGCTCTACGGGCTGACCTTCAACCCGCTGCTGATCGTCGCCTTCGGCTTCCTGGTCAACATGTTCGAGCGCGGCTACACGGCGCTGGGGTACGCCTACTCCCCGGAGCTGTACGACATGCGGGGCCGCTCCCTGGGCACGGGCTTCTCCTACGGCCTCGGCCGCCTGTCGAACGCGGCCGGTCCGCTGATCATCGCCACGCTCTACAACGGCAGCGGCTACCGCAGCGTCTTCTATTTCATCGCCGGTACGTGGTTGCTGGGGGCCGCGGTACTCGCCCTCTTCGGGCCGAGCACGCGCAGGGCCCGCCTTGTGGCCCAGGGGGCGCCGTCGGAGCCGGAGCGGGCCGCGGCGTAG
- a CDS encoding amidohydrolase family protein, with product MSAAFTKTPGWLDWYRNPSRPAFRLPAGTVDTHCHVFGPGDTFPYAPERKYTPCDASAAQLFALRDHLGVSRNVIVQATCHGADNSAMLDAVQASGGRARGIATVRPDISDAELRRLDAAGVRGVRFNFLKRLVDTAPTEDLATIAARIAPLGWHVVLYFEAADLGDLEDFFTALPTPLVIDHMGRPDVGLPADGPEFGRFLRFVERGDVWVKVTCPERLTATGPAALDGEPHPYRDVVPFARRMIEEFPDAVIWGTDWPHPNLKSHMPDDGLLVDFVPQVAVTAEQRQKLLVDNPMRLYWPGEAG from the coding sequence ATGAGCGCAGCATTCACCAAGACGCCCGGGTGGCTGGACTGGTACCGGAACCCGTCCCGGCCGGCCTTCCGGCTGCCGGCCGGCACGGTGGACACCCACTGCCACGTCTTCGGGCCCGGCGACACCTTCCCGTACGCGCCCGAGCGCAAGTACACGCCCTGCGACGCGAGCGCCGCCCAGCTCTTCGCGCTCCGCGACCACCTCGGCGTCAGCCGCAACGTCATCGTCCAGGCCACCTGCCACGGCGCCGACAACAGCGCCATGCTGGACGCCGTCCAGGCGTCCGGCGGCCGGGCGCGGGGCATCGCCACGGTGCGGCCCGACATCAGCGACGCGGAGCTGCGGCGGCTGGACGCGGCCGGGGTGCGCGGGGTGCGGTTCAACTTCCTCAAGCGCCTGGTGGACACCGCGCCCACCGAGGACCTGGCCACCATCGCGGCGAGGATCGCCCCGCTGGGCTGGCACGTCGTCCTCTACTTCGAGGCGGCGGACCTGGGGGACCTGGAGGACTTCTTCACCGCGCTGCCCACCCCGCTGGTGATCGACCACATGGGCCGCCCCGACGTGGGCCTGCCCGCGGACGGACCCGAGTTCGGCCGCTTCCTGCGGTTCGTCGAGCGCGGTGACGTCTGGGTGAAGGTGACCTGCCCCGAGCGGCTCACCGCCACGGGCCCCGCGGCGCTCGACGGCGAGCCGCACCCCTACCGGGACGTCGTGCCGTTCGCCCGCCGGATGATCGAGGAGTTCCCGGACGCCGTGATCTGGGGCACCGACTGGCCGCACCCGAACCTGAAGAGCCACATGCCGGACGACGGGCTGCTCGTCGACTTCGTCCCGCAGGTGGCCGTCACCGCCGAGCAGCGGCAGAAGCTGCTGGTCGACAACCCGATGCGGCTCTACTGGCCCGGCGAAGCCGGCTGA
- a CDS encoding PfkB family carbohydrate kinase gives MGRRFVLAGNVIVDLVLDVPALPERGGDMAATRTERTVGGGFNTLVAVRRLGGEAAYAGLHGTGPNGDLARAALAAEGITVLLPARGDGDTGFTVALVDPGERTFVTGFGVEATVTDADTAAVAGRLRPDDIVDVSGYSLAQPAGGPPLARFTAGLPAGVTVCVDPGPLVADIPRSVLDPVLARADWLSCNDREAALLSGIQDGPAAAASALRERLGDGTGVLVRAGRDGCFVAPPGGEAVHVPGVPVEAVDSSGAGDAHTGVFLTLLGEGMAVRDAAWAANAAAAWAVGRHGPATAPTRAELVGFLGVSRVPRGL, from the coding sequence ATGGGGCGCCGCTTCGTCCTCGCCGGCAACGTCATCGTCGACCTGGTGCTCGACGTGCCGGCGCTGCCCGAGCGCGGCGGCGACATGGCCGCCACCCGGACCGAACGCACCGTCGGCGGCGGCTTCAACACGCTCGTCGCGGTGCGCAGGCTCGGCGGCGAGGCGGCGTACGCGGGGCTGCACGGCACCGGGCCCAACGGCGACCTGGCGCGGGCCGCGCTGGCCGCCGAGGGCATCACGGTGCTGCTGCCCGCGCGGGGCGACGGTGACACCGGGTTCACCGTCGCGCTGGTGGACCCCGGGGAGCGGACCTTCGTGACCGGCTTCGGGGTCGAGGCCACCGTCACCGACGCGGACACCGCGGCGGTGGCCGGCCGGCTCCGTCCCGACGACATCGTGGACGTCTCCGGCTACAGCCTCGCACAGCCGGCCGGAGGGCCGCCGCTCGCACGGTTCACGGCGGGCCTGCCGGCCGGGGTCACCGTCTGCGTCGACCCCGGGCCGCTCGTCGCGGACATCCCCCGTTCGGTGCTGGATCCCGTGCTGGCGCGGGCGGACTGGCTGAGCTGCAACGACCGCGAGGCCGCTCTGCTGTCCGGCATCCAGGACGGGCCCGCGGCGGCGGCCTCGGCACTCCGGGAACGGCTCGGGGACGGCACCGGTGTCCTCGTGCGAGCCGGCCGCGACGGCTGCTTCGTGGCCCCGCCCGGGGGTGAGGCCGTGCACGTGCCGGGGGTCCCGGTCGAGGCGGTCGACAGCAGCGGGGCGGGGGACGCGCATACCGGGGTCTTCCTCACCCTCCTCGGGGAGGGGATGGCGGTGCGGGACGCGGCCTGGGCCGCCAATGCCGCGGCGGCCTGGGCGGTTGGCCGGCACGGGCCCGCGACGGCGCCCACGCGGGCGGAACTCGTGGGGTTCCTCGGGGTGTCCCGGGTGCCGCGGGGGTTGTGA
- a CDS encoding ADP-ribosylglycohydrolase family protein produces MPEDGVPAARPGPPTGYPERLLGAWTGRVVGNMLGKPVELGDYWTPAKIAAYLRGAGAYPLADYVPLTKAASTPQYRLRECRPETTRGNIDGSSRDDDVDYTILNLHVLQKYGPDFSTADIAAEWLALLPYLQTFTAERVAIRNLVAGLPSERCAAHRNPYREWIGALIRGDVFGYVCPGAPARAARLAFRDASLSHTGNGVYGEVWAAALVASAFTAGTARAAVDRSLAYVPRRSRLAEALRATVASFDSGATWEETIALIGTRYGHYSWIHTVNNAAVIAAGLLHGDGDFTRTIGLTVQGGLDTDSNGATAGSVAGALSGAARIPAHWTAPLHDRVRSAVFGFDGSRITGLARRTARLAPDFAGG; encoded by the coding sequence CTGCCCGAGGACGGCGTCCCCGCGGCGCGGCCCGGCCCGCCCACCGGCTACCCGGAGCGGCTGCTCGGCGCCTGGACGGGGCGCGTCGTCGGCAACATGCTCGGCAAGCCCGTCGAACTGGGCGACTACTGGACGCCCGCGAAGATCGCCGCGTACCTGCGGGGGGCCGGCGCCTACCCGCTCGCCGACTACGTCCCGCTGACGAAGGCCGCCTCCACGCCCCAGTACCGGCTCAGGGAGTGCCGGCCGGAGACGACCAGGGGCAACATCGACGGCTCCTCCCGGGACGACGACGTCGACTACACCATCCTCAACCTGCACGTCCTCCAGAAGTACGGCCCGGACTTCAGCACCGCGGACATCGCCGCCGAGTGGCTGGCGCTGCTGCCGTACCTCCAGACCTTCACCGCCGAACGGGTCGCCATCCGCAACCTCGTCGCCGGCCTGCCCTCGGAGCGCTGCGCGGCCCACCGCAATCCGTACCGGGAGTGGATCGGCGCCCTCATCCGCGGCGACGTCTTCGGCTACGTCTGCCCGGGCGCCCCGGCGCGGGCGGCCCGGCTGGCGTTCCGGGACGCGTCGCTGTCGCACACCGGCAACGGCGTCTACGGGGAGGTGTGGGCCGCGGCCCTGGTCGCCTCCGCGTTCACGGCAGGCACGGCGCGCGCCGCCGTTGACCGCTCGCTCGCCTACGTGCCGCGGCGCAGCCGGCTGGCCGAGGCGCTGAGGGCGACCGTCGCGTCGTTCGACTCCGGCGCCACCTGGGAGGAGACGATCGCGCTGATCGGCACGCGGTACGGGCACTACTCCTGGATCCACACCGTCAACAACGCCGCCGTCATCGCCGCCGGACTGCTGCACGGCGACGGCGACTTCACCCGGACCATCGGGCTGACCGTGCAGGGCGGCCTGGACACCGACTCCAACGGCGCCACCGCGGGCTCCGTCGCCGGCGCCCTGTCCGGCGCGGCACGCATCCCCGCGCACTGGACCGCACCGCTGCACGACCGCGTGCGCTCCGCCGTGTTCGGCTTCGACGGCTCCCGCATCACCGGCCTGGCACGCCGCACCGCCAGGCTCGCACCGGACTTCGCCGGCGGCTGA
- a CDS encoding SpoIIE family protein phosphatase: MTAPAGPPDDQGFCLPALATAIVDGTGTIVGWSAEAARLLARSAEDVTGRPAGELLADGARWKPGEKGPLPPPGPGRTVLRTADGEGVEVAFWAAVMGGTAGAMLVHFVPVDVAVEWGQGIGLLRALLGQHEIGISLRRPDLTLERTNITSGMFGAPALKPGDRFDDVVWSRDAAEAESILGQVVETGVPAISRQHQWRSLRTPPQEHTVSVSAFRMEDARGEPSGVAVIVEDVTEQERIRRQRELLHSAATRIGFSLDVRRTAQALADVVHEIADVVTVALAPSVLAGRELVPTVRASTPLVTAAVSAARELPEEFLSVGRQQPRIPDSVQLREVLQGRSVVLSKEEAVRSLREDEDLIAQLIPPDGGSLVVAPLFARGLMLGTVAAWQTADSPAFEDDEVQLLGEICSRAALGIDNARRYAHEHQAAVGLQERLLPRPVTDVTAAHTVGAYAPAGGGAGVGGDWFDVIELPSLRVAFVVGDVVGHGIQAAAGMGRLRTSVQNFAILELEPAELLGHMEDLVQRLAAERPTPGSETIGATCLFAVYDPTTRQCTFANAGQPPPVLVRPDGSTAPVDVPPGPPLGVGGVPYESTTVTLEPDTLLALFTDGLLALAPYADGDGDGQRSVERRLAELYREGRSLEAMGDDLLAGAVRSEPRDDIAVLLARVNAVDPGSVAVWEFPAEAGSVAEARTAVIGQLEAWDLTHLVFTTELVVSELVTNAVRYAWAPIRVRLLRDQVLICEVSDPSNTQPRLMRAGGTDEGGRGLFIVAQCTTRWGCRYGSRGKTIWTEQPLQAGESPLISLPDF, from the coding sequence ATGACCGCGCCCGCTGGACCGCCGGACGACCAGGGGTTCTGCCTCCCTGCGCTCGCGACGGCGATCGTGGACGGCACGGGAACGATCGTCGGCTGGTCCGCGGAGGCAGCGCGCCTCCTCGCCCGATCGGCCGAGGACGTGACCGGCCGCCCGGCCGGGGAACTCCTCGCGGACGGTGCGCGGTGGAAACCGGGCGAGAAGGGGCCGCTGCCCCCTCCGGGCCCCGGCCGGACCGTGCTGCGGACAGCGGACGGCGAGGGCGTGGAGGTCGCCTTCTGGGCGGCGGTGATGGGCGGCACGGCGGGGGCCATGCTGGTCCACTTCGTACCGGTCGACGTGGCCGTCGAGTGGGGGCAGGGGATCGGCCTGCTGCGCGCCCTGCTCGGCCAGCACGAGATCGGCATCTCCCTGCGCAGGCCGGACCTCACCCTCGAACGCACCAACATCACCTCGGGAATGTTCGGAGCCCCGGCCCTCAAGCCGGGCGACCGGTTCGACGACGTGGTGTGGTCCCGGGACGCGGCCGAGGCGGAGTCGATCCTCGGGCAGGTGGTGGAGACCGGCGTACCCGCGATCTCGCGGCAGCACCAGTGGCGATCCCTCCGGACCCCGCCGCAGGAGCACACGGTCTCGGTGTCCGCGTTCCGCATGGAGGACGCCCGGGGCGAGCCGTCCGGGGTCGCCGTCATCGTGGAGGACGTCACCGAGCAGGAGCGCATCCGAAGGCAGCGGGAGCTGCTGCACAGCGCGGCGACCCGGATCGGCTTCTCGCTGGACGTCCGCCGCACCGCCCAGGCGCTCGCCGACGTGGTCCACGAGATCGCCGACGTGGTGACCGTCGCCCTCGCCCCGTCCGTGCTCGCGGGGCGCGAGCTGGTGCCGACCGTGCGGGCGAGCACCCCCCTGGTGACCGCGGCGGTCTCGGCAGCCCGCGAGCTGCCCGAGGAATTCCTCAGCGTCGGGCGGCAGCAGCCGCGGATTCCGGACAGCGTCCAGCTCAGGGAGGTCCTTCAGGGGCGTTCCGTCGTCCTCAGCAAGGAGGAGGCCGTCAGATCCCTGAGGGAGGACGAGGACTTGATCGCGCAGCTGATCCCGCCGGACGGGGGATCGCTGGTGGTCGCGCCGCTGTTCGCGCGGGGGCTGATGCTCGGCACCGTCGCCGCCTGGCAGACCGCGGACTCGCCCGCGTTCGAGGACGACGAGGTGCAGCTCCTCGGCGAGATCTGCTCACGGGCGGCCCTCGGCATCGACAACGCCCGCCGCTACGCCCACGAGCACCAGGCGGCCGTGGGGCTCCAGGAGCGGCTGCTGCCGCGTCCGGTCACCGATGTGACGGCGGCGCACACGGTGGGGGCCTACGCGCCGGCAGGTGGCGGCGCGGGTGTCGGCGGGGACTGGTTCGACGTCATCGAGCTGCCCTCGCTACGGGTCGCGTTCGTCGTCGGCGACGTCGTCGGACACGGCATCCAAGCCGCGGCGGGCATGGGCCGCCTGCGCACCTCCGTGCAGAACTTCGCCATCCTGGAGCTCGAACCGGCCGAACTCCTCGGCCACATGGAGGACCTGGTGCAGCGCCTGGCCGCCGAGAGGCCGACTCCCGGCAGCGAAACGATCGGCGCCACCTGCCTGTTCGCCGTCTACGACCCCACCACCCGGCAGTGCACCTTCGCCAACGCGGGACAGCCGCCGCCCGTGCTGGTCAGGCCGGACGGCAGCACCGCCCCCGTCGACGTCCCCCCGGGCCCGCCGCTGGGCGTGGGCGGGGTCCCCTACGAGTCCACCACCGTCACCCTGGAACCGGACACGCTCCTGGCGCTCTTCACCGACGGCCTGCTGGCACTCGCGCCCTACGCGGACGGGGACGGGGACGGGCAGCGGAGCGTGGAACGGCGCCTCGCGGAGCTGTACCGGGAGGGGCGCTCGCTGGAGGCGATGGGCGACGACCTGCTCGCCGGCGCCGTCCGCTCCGAGCCCCGTGACGACATCGCCGTCCTGCTGGCCAGGGTCAACGCCGTCGACCCCGGCTCCGTCGCCGTCTGGGAGTTCCCCGCCGAGGCCGGCTCGGTCGCCGAGGCCCGGACCGCCGTCATCGGGCAGCTGGAGGCCTGGGACCTCACCCACCTGGTCTTCACCACCGAACTGGTCGTCAGCGAGCTCGTCACCAACGCCGTCCGCTACGCCTGGGCCCCCATCCGCGTCCGCCTCCTGCGCGACCAGGTCCTCATCTGCGAGGTCAGCGACCCCAGCAACACCCAGCCGCGCCTGATGCGGGCCGGCGGCACCGACGAGGGCGGCCGGGGACTGTTCATCGTGGCGCAGTGCACCACCCGCTGGGGATGCCGCTACGGCAGCCGGGGCAAGACCATCTGGACGGAACAGCCCCTCCAGGCCGGCGAGAGCCCGCTCATCTCGCTGCCCGACTTCTGA
- a CDS encoding serine/threonine-protein kinase, with protein MSEPLSDSDPRAIGAYRLVGRLGAGGMGQVYLGESGSGRQVAVKLVRPEVAEDPGFRRRFRREVELAMRAGGFWSAPVVDADAEAERPWVASQYVPGPSLAELVSRQGPLDAARVRRLGAGLAEALAAFHRVGLVHRDLKPSNVLILDDGPRVIDFGISKALESDGGTELTKTGWLVGTPGFMSPEQAMGGPVDTPSDVFSLGSVLIHAATGRGPFGHGATPVLLFRVVHEPPDMSGVPEELRPVVTACLAKDAGDRPTAAEVAERLAARPVDAAGGQLQDRAATVVDPSAGSTPPGAGRPPTVLDPPEDVTRTAEAPPQGGMPDTVPVGSLRPTVATPDGAASGRPASVPQGPAAGRPAAGDGGSPADLRQPALGALSPAATALLAEPFDAREGGARVVWRRMWGPVLGAAAGFASIYGGSSANGAGTLGLATGGALAGLVLLIAGVPELPFLIRADLRADAEGLSIRHGKRSFTLPWGALAAVSFTEGRGKDRTIRVRALVDDPGRTPVPAWLQRPGGRGAQELEYRIICRGDKERMDWAKGLRLALLSYAGGRYQPLS; from the coding sequence ATGAGTGAGCCGCTCTCCGACAGCGATCCGCGGGCCATCGGCGCGTACCGGCTGGTCGGCCGGCTCGGGGCCGGGGGCATGGGGCAGGTCTACCTGGGCGAGTCGGGGTCCGGACGGCAGGTCGCGGTCAAGCTGGTGCGCCCCGAGGTCGCCGAGGACCCCGGGTTCCGGCGCAGGTTCCGCCGCGAGGTCGAACTGGCCATGCGGGCGGGCGGGTTCTGGTCCGCACCCGTCGTGGACGCCGACGCGGAGGCGGAACGGCCCTGGGTGGCCAGCCAGTACGTACCGGGACCGTCCCTCGCGGAGCTGGTGTCGCGGCAGGGGCCGCTGGACGCCGCCAGGGTGCGCAGACTGGGAGCCGGGCTCGCGGAGGCGCTCGCGGCCTTCCACCGGGTCGGACTGGTCCACCGGGACCTCAAGCCGTCGAACGTCCTCATCCTCGACGACGGCCCCCGCGTCATCGACTTCGGCATCTCCAAGGCACTGGAGAGCGACGGCGGGACCGAGCTCACGAAGACGGGCTGGCTGGTCGGCACCCCCGGGTTCATGTCGCCGGAACAGGCCATGGGCGGTCCGGTCGACACGCCGTCCGACGTCTTCTCGCTCGGGTCGGTGCTCATCCACGCCGCCACCGGGCGCGGTCCCTTCGGCCACGGTGCCACCCCCGTCCTGCTCTTCCGGGTCGTGCACGAGCCGCCCGACATGAGCGGGGTCCCCGAGGAACTGCGGCCCGTGGTGACGGCCTGCCTGGCGAAGGACGCGGGCGATCGTCCCACGGCCGCGGAGGTCGCCGAGCGCCTGGCGGCCCGCCCCGTCGATGCCGCGGGCGGGCAGCTCCAGGACCGGGCCGCCACGGTGGTGGACCCGTCCGCCGGCAGCACGCCGCCGGGCGCCGGCAGGCCGCCCACCGTGCTCGACCCGCCCGAGGACGTGACGCGGACGGCGGAGGCACCGCCCCAGGGCGGCATGCCCGACACCGTGCCCGTGGGATCCCTGAGGCCCACCGTGGCCACCCCGGACGGCGCCGCCTCGGGCCGGCCCGCGTCCGTGCCCCAGGGGCCCGCCGCCGGGCGACCCGCCGCGGGCGACGGCGGCTCGCCCGCGGACCTCCGGCAGCCCGCCCTCGGCGCCCTGTCCCCCGCCGCCACGGCGCTGCTGGCGGAGCCCTTCGACGCGCGGGAGGGCGGGGCCCGGGTGGTCTGGCGGCGGATGTGGGGCCCCGTACTGGGGGCCGCCGCGGGATTCGCCTCCATCTACGGCGGTTCGAGCGCCAACGGCGCCGGAACCCTCGGCTTGGCCACCGGCGGCGCCCTCGCCGGGCTCGTCCTGCTCATCGCCGGTGTGCCCGAGCTGCCCTTCCTCATCAGGGCCGATCTGCGCGCCGACGCCGAGGGGTTGTCGATCCGGCACGGCAAACGGTCGTTCACGCTCCCCTGGGGTGCCCTGGCCGCCGTCTCGTTCACCGAGGGCCGCGGGAAGGACCGCACGATCAGGGTGCGGGCCCTCGTCGACGACCCCGGCAGGACCCCGGTCCCCGCCTGGCTGCAACGCCCCGGCGGGCGGGGTGCGCAGGAGCTGGAGTACCGGATCATCTGCCGGGGCGACAAGGAGCGCATGGACTGGGCGAAGGGCCTGCGCCTGGCCCTTCTCTCGTATGCGGGAGGCCGGTACCAGCCGCTGAGCTGA
- a CDS encoding esterase-like activity of phytase family protein yields the protein MSTPASAPLGHIDPARSACLLIGVDAYESLERLRSVEHNLTELTRALRDENIGAFGGNRVTALPNPASALAVTEAIGEAGALAEDTLLVYYAGHGLVGRDGELYLTLPTSLPGRHESWVDARDVRAAVERAGAQRSVVILDCCFSGRYIPQGVMSAGAVETAVQSLTEDSKSFTLTSAPRDRVGHAPDPDRCSVFTGALVKVLKEGKPDGPPMLTLDMVYERLRTVMKGVPEAQRPQCHDDNNLGGLGFVRNAALRLPPWAPSGPPPAPRRRWPAALLGAAVGAALAVGGPALWPHLHHAPSTGDCSPDAALLGYSDALDKVRKANDRVSGLSGLAFDPQRSDRVYAVSDNATGLIVPVRIGAPGHLDPVAGEPWTLRGADDKPIGAWLDAEALVMEKGGGTVLVASEDGPGIRRFDLGTRRQTASFKVPPGLHVAPAGTALAGRSFESLAASPKGDHLYAGMEAPLAQDGDWHGQGLIRIQRYTGAPGKTYRPDRQYEFVADEGMYLVELAALDDHRLLALERQYTVGLGNAIRVRQIDLSEAPDVSREPSLFSQPSDLQAPSVPVFDLADCPSGDPGSVRSTGPQANPLLENVEGMALGPTLDSGPYRGRRLLLMISDDNDSASQITRLYALAVKPAGG from the coding sequence GTGAGCACGCCCGCCTCCGCCCCGCTGGGGCACATCGACCCCGCGCGCTCGGCCTGCCTCCTCATCGGGGTCGACGCGTACGAGTCGCTGGAGCGGCTCCGCAGCGTCGAGCACAACCTGACCGAGCTGACCCGGGCCCTGCGGGACGAGAACATCGGTGCCTTCGGCGGCAACCGCGTCACCGCCCTGCCGAACCCGGCCAGCGCGCTCGCCGTCACCGAGGCCATAGGCGAGGCCGGCGCGCTGGCCGAGGACACCCTGCTCGTCTACTACGCGGGCCACGGCCTCGTGGGCCGCGACGGGGAGCTCTACCTCACCCTGCCGACGTCCCTGCCCGGCCGGCACGAGAGCTGGGTGGACGCCCGCGATGTCCGCGCCGCCGTCGAGCGGGCCGGCGCGCAGCGCTCCGTCGTCATACTCGACTGCTGCTTCAGCGGCCGGTACATCCCCCAGGGCGTGATGTCCGCCGGTGCGGTGGAGACGGCCGTGCAGTCCCTGACCGAGGACAGCAAGTCGTTCACCCTGACCTCGGCGCCGCGCGACCGCGTCGGCCACGCCCCGGACCCCGACCGCTGCTCGGTCTTCACCGGCGCGCTGGTCAAGGTCCTCAAGGAGGGCAAGCCGGACGGCCCGCCCATGCTCACCCTCGACATGGTCTACGAGCGGTTGCGGACCGTCATGAAGGGCGTGCCCGAGGCGCAGCGGCCCCAGTGCCACGACGACAACAACCTCGGCGGCCTCGGCTTCGTGCGGAACGCCGCGCTCCGGCTGCCCCCGTGGGCCCCCTCGGGACCGCCGCCCGCGCCGCGCCGCCGCTGGCCCGCCGCCCTGCTCGGCGCCGCGGTCGGCGCGGCCCTGGCGGTCGGCGGGCCCGCCCTGTGGCCGCACCTGCACCACGCGCCGTCGACGGGGGACTGCTCGCCGGACGCCGCGCTCCTCGGGTACTCCGACGCCCTCGACAAGGTCCGCAAGGCCAACGACCGGGTCAGCGGCCTGTCCGGCCTGGCCTTCGACCCCCAGCGCAGCGACCGCGTGTACGCCGTCTCGGACAACGCCACGGGCCTGATCGTGCCCGTGCGGATCGGGGCGCCCGGCCACCTCGACCCGGTGGCCGGCGAACCGTGGACCCTGCGCGGCGCCGACGACAAGCCCATCGGCGCCTGGCTGGACGCCGAGGCACTGGTGATGGAGAAGGGCGGCGGCACGGTACTGGTGGCGTCGGAGGACGGCCCGGGGATCCGCCGATTCGACCTGGGCACGCGGCGGCAGACCGCCTCCTTCAAGGTGCCCCCGGGCCTGCACGTCGCCCCTGCCGGAACGGCACTCGCCGGCCGCTCCTTCGAGTCGCTCGCCGCCTCCCCGAAGGGGGACCACCTGTACGCCGGCATGGAGGCCCCCCTCGCACAGGACGGCGACTGGCACGGCCAGGGACTGATCCGCATCCAGCGCTACACCGGCGCTCCCGGCAAGACGTACCGGCCGGACCGGCAGTACGAGTTCGTGGCCGACGAGGGCATGTACCTGGTGGAGCTCGCCGCCCTCGACGACCACCGGCTGCTCGCGCTGGAGCGGCAGTACACGGTGGGTCTCGGCAACGCGATCCGGGTCCGCCAGATCGACCTGAGCGAGGCCCCCGACGTCTCCCGCGAGCCGTCGCTGTTCAGCCAGCCGTCCGACCTCCAGGCCCCGAGCGTCCCCGTCTTCGACCTCGCCGACTGCCCGTCCGGCGACCCGGGTTCGGTCCGCTCGACGGGACCCCAGGCCAACCCGCTCCTGGAGAACGTCGAGGGCATGGCCCTGGGCCCCACGCTGGACTCCGGCCCCTACCGCGGCCGCCGCCTGCTCCTGATGATCTCCGACGACAACGACAGCGCCAGCCAGATCACCCGCCTCTACGCCCTGGCCGTCAAGCCCGCGGGCGGCTGA